One part of the Terrimicrobium sacchariphilum genome encodes these proteins:
- a CDS encoding LptF/LptG family permease gives MKIIDRYVGMSVVATAFFGVVVLSLVLVLGNLFKELLDVIINNPDVPILTVVSFMALVLPFSMTFTIPWGFLTALLLVFGRISADNELIALRANGVSVPRLCIPVFLLAIVLTAICFWINVDVAPRAEQKMSKAIVEIATSNPAAVFRADEVVDQFPDRRIYVGGKNGDKLENLIVFEINDDGEPTKMVYASEGILTPDIPNKQLILKLFDARFEQRDEKAPRDISKIHQGIVVAEGDFPISLQQFYDEFLTGRRLSSYTLPELLNFMSQGADGKMLEASVELNKRFSASLACLAFALIAVPLGITTHRKETSVGFGLSLVVAFTYFFFIIMADTFRGNAGAHPALLIWIPNILFITLGAVLFYRLSKK, from the coding sequence ATGAAGATTATTGATCGTTATGTCGGGATGAGCGTGGTGGCGACCGCCTTTTTTGGCGTCGTGGTGCTCAGTCTGGTGCTTGTTCTCGGCAACCTGTTCAAGGAACTCCTGGATGTCATCATCAACAACCCGGATGTCCCCATTCTCACTGTCGTGTCCTTCATGGCGCTGGTGCTGCCGTTTTCCATGACTTTCACCATTCCGTGGGGATTCCTTACAGCGCTCCTCCTGGTTTTTGGTCGTATTTCTGCAGATAATGAACTAATCGCCCTGCGCGCCAACGGCGTGAGCGTTCCCCGCCTTTGTATTCCGGTTTTCCTCCTCGCCATCGTCCTGACGGCGATTTGCTTCTGGATCAATGTTGATGTTGCTCCGCGCGCGGAGCAAAAAATGAGCAAGGCGATCGTCGAAATCGCAACGAGCAATCCGGCCGCAGTGTTCCGGGCCGACGAGGTGGTCGACCAGTTTCCCGACCGACGCATTTACGTGGGCGGCAAGAACGGCGACAAGCTCGAGAATCTTATCGTTTTTGAGATCAATGACGATGGGGAGCCGACCAAGATGGTCTATGCCAGCGAGGGCATCCTCACCCCGGACATTCCCAACAAGCAGCTGATCCTGAAGCTTTTCGACGCCCGATTTGAACAGCGCGACGAAAAAGCTCCCCGGGATATTTCGAAAATTCACCAGGGCATCGTCGTGGCAGAGGGAGACTTTCCCATCTCTCTGCAGCAATTTTACGATGAATTTCTCACCGGCCGCCGCTTGAGCTCGTACACGTTGCCGGAGTTGCTCAACTTCATGTCCCAAGGGGCTGATGGCAAGATGCTTGAGGCGTCGGTGGAACTGAACAAGCGCTTTTCGGCCTCCTTGGCCTGCCTGGCATTTGCCCTTATTGCGGTGCCACTCGGTATCACCACACACCGCAAGGAAACGTCGGTCGGTTTCGGGCTGAGTCTGGTCGTTGCGTTTACCTACTTTTTCTTCATTATCATGGCCGACACCTTCCGGGGAAATGCCGGAGCGCATCCCGCCTTGTTAATCTGGATCCCGAACATCCTTTTCATCACTCTGGGGGCGGTGCTCTTCTACAGGCTCTCCAAAAAGTAA
- a CDS encoding C40 family peptidase, with the protein MERLNLRRLIPLSFTSLFLFSLAMLIGLLIQPINSGLVRYAACAFVLLSLISGAAIFWRRRWFQCVIGMGLILITAIALWSPASPENLRAAYVANLRTFEGTPYVWGGEGRLGIDCSGLPRTAWRKTLFEEGLRTMNPALIRQSFLSWWNDAAARDLPISADYCRLDIKGPLAKLPYEQLQPGDLAVTSSGVHCLVYLGDGDWIEADPAQDKVLVLNKRQPDVWLSTPCIIARRVGF; encoded by the coding sequence ATGGAGCGACTGAACCTCCGGCGGCTCATTCCGCTGAGCTTCACGTCGCTCTTTCTTTTCTCCTTGGCGATGTTGATCGGGCTGCTGATACAGCCGATCAACTCTGGTCTGGTGCGTTATGCCGCCTGCGCCTTCGTCCTGCTTTCTCTGATCTCCGGTGCCGCGATTTTCTGGCGCCGCCGCTGGTTCCAGTGCGTAATTGGCATGGGGCTGATCCTCATTACAGCGATCGCTCTCTGGTCTCCGGCTTCGCCGGAAAACTTGCGTGCCGCTTACGTCGCCAATTTAAGAACATTTGAGGGTACCCCCTACGTCTGGGGAGGAGAAGGTCGCCTGGGCATCGACTGCTCTGGGCTTCCACGAACAGCCTGGAGGAAAACACTCTTCGAGGAGGGGCTACGCACGATGAATCCGGCATTGATCCGGCAATCCTTTCTCTCTTGGTGGAATGACGCGGCAGCGCGAGACCTGCCGATTTCGGCAGACTACTGTCGACTGGACATCAAAGGCCCGCTCGCCAAGCTGCCTTATGAACAACTGCAACCAGGCGATCTCGCAGTGACGAGTTCCGGCGTTCACTGCCTGGTTTATCTGGGGGACGGAGATTGGATCGAAGCCGATCCAGCTCAAGACAAGGTCCTCGTCCTGAATAAACGCCAGCCGGATGTGTGGTTATCGACTCCATGCATCATCGCGCGACGAGTCGGCTTCTAG
- the mntR gene encoding manganese-binding transcriptional regulator MntR, translating into MPVQKTKSSTALVPQSDESALHQRRTRQQHAQERAQDYVEAIADLLATRGEARATDLARNLGVTHVTVIRTVQRLQRDGLVTTQPYRSIFLTDAGKRLAIKAKARHQTVVAFLEALGVSSATARADAEGIEHHVSAETLAAFERFVAERTGR; encoded by the coding sequence ATGCCCGTGCAGAAAACGAAGTCCTCGACCGCGCTGGTTCCTCAGAGCGACGAGAGCGCCCTCCATCAACGCCGCACTCGTCAGCAGCACGCCCAGGAACGAGCGCAGGACTACGTGGAAGCCATTGCCGATCTGCTCGCGACTCGGGGAGAGGCGAGGGCGACCGACCTGGCTCGTAATCTCGGGGTGACCCATGTCACCGTCATTCGCACGGTACAGCGGTTGCAACGTGACGGTTTGGTGACGACCCAGCCTTACCGTTCGATTTTTCTTACGGATGCAGGGAAGCGGCTTGCCATCAAGGCCAAGGCGCGGCATCAGACCGTGGTTGCGTTTCTGGAAGCGCTGGGTGTGTCTTCCGCCACGGCGCGAGCGGATGCCGAAGGCATCGAGCACCATGTGAGCGCGGAAACATTGGCTGCCTTTGAGCGATTCGTCGCGGAGCGGACGGGCAGGTAG
- a CDS encoding inositol monophosphatase family protein has product MIAPEDIRQLLCALGDHIQSRFLSGRASRSIEDLSGIAAETAADTIYQIDRLSEDAISEWFSAHWPHDEPVQVVMEGIEDDHPLCFPAGTDVSATRWKCIIDPIDGTRGIMHDKRSAWTLAGVAPQRGDDTRLSGIIAAAMTELPVTKQWRADQISATRGGGCVFTSRNVLDGSTAPLFLQASQATQFEHGFSWLAKYLPEGRTLTAQIEEALWEELTDYKGTAPLQVFDDQYISTGGAFYEMLSGHDRFGGDIRPLVFARLGLDAALVCHPYDVSAALVLSEAGIIYEHPLGGFPDAPLNTTHPMAWVIYANPTIAAKARPVLQKLLNQFLA; this is encoded by the coding sequence GTGATCGCACCCGAAGATATCCGCCAGCTTCTTTGCGCGCTGGGTGACCACATCCAGTCGCGTTTCCTGAGCGGAAGAGCATCCAGATCGATCGAGGATCTCTCGGGCATCGCTGCCGAGACTGCGGCGGACACGATCTATCAGATCGACCGCCTGAGCGAAGACGCCATCTCAGAGTGGTTCTCCGCACATTGGCCTCACGACGAACCTGTGCAGGTCGTGATGGAAGGCATCGAGGACGACCATCCCCTGTGCTTTCCAGCAGGTACCGACGTTTCCGCCACCCGCTGGAAGTGCATCATCGACCCGATTGATGGAACACGGGGAATCATGCATGACAAGCGTAGCGCATGGACGCTCGCAGGCGTCGCTCCACAGAGAGGAGACGATACTCGTCTCTCCGGCATCATCGCCGCCGCGATGACTGAGCTACCCGTCACCAAACAATGGCGGGCAGATCAAATCAGCGCGACCCGGGGAGGCGGCTGCGTCTTCACCTCCCGCAATGTGCTCGACGGGAGCACTGCTCCGCTTTTTCTCCAGGCATCGCAAGCCACGCAGTTTGAACACGGCTTCTCCTGGCTGGCAAAGTACCTGCCTGAGGGCCGTACACTCACCGCGCAGATCGAGGAGGCCCTCTGGGAGGAGTTGACGGATTACAAGGGCACCGCTCCCCTCCAGGTTTTTGACGACCAATACATCAGCACCGGAGGGGCGTTTTATGAAATGCTCTCCGGGCATGACCGGTTTGGCGGCGACATCCGCCCGCTGGTCTTCGCTCGACTCGGGCTCGATGCCGCCCTCGTCTGTCATCCCTACGATGTTTCCGCCGCGCTGGTCCTTTCCGAGGCCGGAATCATCTACGAGCACCCCCTCGGTGGATTCCCGGATGCGCCATTGAACACGACGCACCCGATGGCCTGGGTGATCTACGCCAATCCCACCATAGCCGCCAAGGCCAGGCCCGTGCTGCAAAAGCTCCTGAATCAATTCCTCGCATGA
- the folD gene encoding bifunctional methylenetetrahydrofolate dehydrogenase/methenyltetrahydrofolate cyclohydrolase FolD, which produces MKQIDGAAVAQKVHQETRQRIEALAARGIQPGLAVVLVGDDPASRAYVRSKDKRAAELGFHSVKRELPATTSQEELLAVVRELNHDPAIHGILVQSPPPKQIDEAAIVRAIDPNKDVDGFHPVNVAKLALEDPTGFVPCTPLGCIRLLEEAGVSTAGANAVVVGRSMIVGKPMALLLMRRGKGGDATVTVAHSRSKNLAAITRQAEIVIAAVGRPHFLGAEHIGDGAVVIDVGINRIDDPTSPKGTRLVGDVDYDAVAERCAAITPVPGGVGPMTIAMLMANTVQACEQLTK; this is translated from the coding sequence ATGAAGCAGATTGACGGAGCAGCCGTAGCCCAGAAGGTTCATCAGGAAACGCGCCAGCGCATTGAGGCGCTTGCCGCCCGCGGCATCCAGCCGGGCCTCGCCGTCGTGCTGGTTGGGGATGACCCGGCCTCCCGCGCCTACGTTCGTTCCAAGGACAAGCGCGCCGCAGAACTCGGCTTTCACTCGGTCAAAAGAGAGCTGCCCGCCACGACATCCCAGGAGGAGCTCCTCGCGGTGGTCCGTGAACTGAACCATGACCCGGCTATTCACGGCATCCTCGTCCAGTCTCCTCCGCCAAAACAAATCGACGAGGCCGCCATTGTGCGCGCCATCGATCCCAACAAGGACGTCGACGGCTTTCATCCCGTAAATGTCGCCAAGCTCGCATTGGAAGATCCGACGGGCTTTGTGCCCTGCACCCCACTGGGCTGCATCCGCCTGCTGGAGGAAGCCGGAGTCTCCACCGCTGGAGCCAATGCCGTCGTCGTGGGCCGCAGCATGATCGTGGGCAAACCCATGGCGCTGCTCCTCATGCGTCGCGGCAAGGGCGGCGACGCCACGGTCACCGTGGCGCACTCACGCTCGAAGAACCTTGCCGCCATCACGCGCCAGGCAGAAATCGTGATTGCCGCCGTGGGCCGCCCGCATTTTCTCGGAGCCGAACACATCGGCGACGGCGCCGTCGTTATTGACGTGGGCATCAACCGTATTGACGACCCCACCTCCCCCAAGGGCACCCGCCTCGTCGGCGATGTGGATTATGACGCGGTGGCAGAAAGATGCGCCGCCATCACGCCCGTCCCCGGAGGCGTAGGCCCGATGACGATCGCCATGCTCATGGCCAATACCGTGCAGGCCTGCGAGCAGCTTACGAAGTAG
- a CDS encoding phosphatase PAP2 family protein codes for MSGFTPLHAFLCCLALTTASSIGAPPSATPSPTPQWHLPALEYFIEKLPAPPREGSFRDRLDLQDARARQASMSPEQLAHARVTFRLTVFTFSEAMGDGFNPTNYPQTAAFFARVANDANLIITGLKNHYKRVRPFQAHPGKVSIYVPAEAGYSYPSGHSTRSRLYAMLLAELDPSKKREISLCAQKVATDRILAGEHYLTDLEAGRKLGKLIFQSLMRDPSFHASLEAVRQAEWTNSPQK; via the coding sequence ATGTCTGGTTTTACCCCCCTCCATGCATTTCTTTGTTGTCTGGCGCTGACCACGGCCTCGTCCATTGGCGCTCCGCCCTCGGCTACTCCGTCTCCCACACCCCAGTGGCATTTGCCTGCGCTCGAGTATTTCATTGAGAAACTGCCGGCTCCGCCCCGTGAGGGATCGTTCCGCGACCGGCTCGACCTGCAGGATGCCCGTGCCCGGCAGGCAAGTATGTCGCCAGAGCAGCTGGCTCATGCCCGGGTGACCTTTCGGCTGACGGTCTTTACCTTTTCCGAGGCCATGGGAGATGGGTTCAATCCGACGAACTATCCCCAGACCGCCGCCTTTTTTGCCAGGGTGGCAAACGATGCCAATCTCATCATTACCGGCCTGAAAAACCACTATAAACGGGTCCGTCCCTTCCAGGCTCATCCCGGCAAGGTCTCGATCTATGTCCCAGCCGAGGCGGGATACTCTTACCCCAGCGGGCACAGCACACGGAGCCGACTTTACGCGATGCTGTTGGCCGAGCTGGACCCATCGAAGAAACGAGAGATCTCCCTCTGCGCCCAGAAAGTGGCTACCGACCGCATCCTGGCTGGAGAGCATTACCTGACCGACCTGGAGGCAGGTCGCAAGCTGGGTAAGTTGATCTTTCAAAGCCTCATGCGAGACCCCAGTTTCCATGCGTCTCTGGAGGCGGTTCGTCAGGCGGAATGGACGAATAGTCCGCAAAAATAG
- a CDS encoding glycoside hydrolase family 75 protein, whose amino-acid sequence MKRVRLLAGAGAMAVLAGCQPPSTKPVLPKETPAPTPEVTPVVATSTPSPTPIPVPALPRKPVELGRMFNGITFQTKFATPASDELASIERTQDNAYEVQVTFTARLPRASKSLEDLAKNDPKLPHVLNQMPSLVENAKVSPFFEKLYSNKIESIRSQLFQLDEVLSRHNFYDCETMLELTSPDTGRKALLLIGDMDVNVDGTDGDRNVPVDDSGRFFQPQTSYRWKRTTDRINPLLPRYQQKLADFKREYAVPGLTAARNKELQQAIDQTTRTINDLKTYSFLISSTDPSIVIPTFMINDKEDPFAPKVGDYAAVIYNGVVYPAIVGDAGPSAKIGEASIRLAREINPKASSIARPVSNIKVAYLVFPGTADPATQPNLADWRAKCKKYLDEIGGTAPELFSWPDIVPPWPTPTPTPTPTPTPEPSPSPAPSSSPEGSPAAGASPAATVNPNFIIETPQPSATPMPSGSPTPAASPSPSPTAPQPAVITPADASAPPSNP is encoded by the coding sequence ATGAAGCGAGTCCGACTACTGGCCGGAGCCGGTGCGATGGCTGTCCTGGCTGGATGCCAACCACCGAGCACCAAGCCTGTCCTTCCAAAGGAGACTCCTGCTCCGACCCCGGAGGTCACCCCAGTAGTCGCGACATCGACTCCATCCCCTACGCCGATCCCCGTGCCCGCGCTGCCTCGCAAACCGGTGGAACTCGGCCGGATGTTCAACGGCATCACCTTCCAGACAAAATTCGCCACTCCCGCCAGCGACGAACTCGCCTCCATCGAACGCACCCAGGACAACGCCTACGAGGTACAGGTTACCTTCACAGCCAGGCTCCCACGGGCTAGCAAGAGCCTGGAAGATCTGGCGAAAAATGACCCCAAGCTCCCTCATGTGCTGAATCAGATGCCGTCGCTGGTCGAAAATGCGAAGGTATCCCCGTTCTTCGAGAAGCTCTATAGCAACAAGATTGAGTCAATCCGCAGCCAGCTCTTCCAGCTGGACGAAGTGCTCTCACGCCACAACTTCTACGACTGCGAGACAATGCTGGAGCTCACGTCGCCCGATACAGGACGGAAAGCCCTGCTTCTCATTGGTGACATGGACGTCAATGTCGATGGCACTGACGGCGATCGCAACGTCCCGGTCGATGACTCCGGTCGGTTCTTTCAGCCACAAACGAGCTATCGCTGGAAACGCACCACCGACCGGATCAATCCTCTGCTGCCGCGCTATCAGCAAAAGCTGGCGGATTTCAAGCGTGAGTATGCCGTACCCGGCCTCACCGCCGCCCGCAACAAGGAACTCCAGCAGGCCATCGACCAGACCACCCGGACGATCAACGATCTCAAGACCTACAGTTTTCTGATCTCGTCCACCGACCCCTCGATCGTGATCCCGACATTCATGATTAATGACAAGGAAGATCCGTTTGCCCCCAAGGTCGGAGACTACGCGGCCGTGATCTACAACGGTGTGGTCTACCCTGCTATCGTCGGAGATGCAGGGCCTTCCGCCAAAATCGGTGAGGCATCGATCCGCCTGGCCAGGGAGATCAATCCAAAGGCTTCCTCCATCGCGCGCCCGGTCAGCAACATCAAGGTGGCATATCTTGTGTTCCCAGGAACGGCGGATCCCGCCACGCAGCCGAATCTGGCGGATTGGCGGGCCAAGTGTAAAAAGTATCTCGACGAAATCGGCGGCACCGCACCGGAGCTTTTCTCCTGGCCGGACATCGTGCCTCCATGGCCAACTCCCACCCCGACACCTACGCCTACCCCCACGCCCGAACCTTCGCCAAGCCCCGCTCCGAGTTCATCACCGGAAGGTTCTCCGGCTGCGGGAGCATCCCCGGCAGCAACGGTTAATCCCAACTTTATCATCGAAACTCCCCAACCCTCCGCGACTCCCATGCCGTCAGGCTCGCCGACTCCTGCGGCATCGCCCAGCCCGAGTCCAACCGCTCCGCAGCCAGCCGTTATTACGCCCGCCGACGCGTCGGCGCCCCCCTCAAATCCGTGA
- the rplK gene encoding 50S ribosomal protein L11 yields MAKEIVGQIKLQIPAGQANPAPPVGPALGQQGVNIMAFCKEFNAATQKQAGDILPVVITVYKDKSFTFITKSPPASILLKKAAGLAAGSKEPNKTKVAKLTKKQVLDIVKIKIKDMNARTEEAAYRSICGTARQMGIEITE; encoded by the coding sequence ATGGCAAAAGAAATCGTCGGACAGATCAAATTGCAGATTCCCGCCGGGCAAGCGAATCCCGCGCCTCCGGTCGGTCCTGCCCTCGGCCAGCAGGGTGTCAACATCATGGCCTTCTGCAAGGAATTCAACGCCGCCACGCAGAAGCAGGCGGGTGATATCCTTCCCGTAGTCATCACCGTCTACAAGGACAAGAGCTTCACCTTCATCACGAAGTCGCCCCCGGCCTCGATCCTCCTCAAGAAAGCTGCTGGTCTCGCCGCTGGTTCCAAGGAGCCGAACAAGACCAAGGTCGCCAAGCTCACGAAGAAGCAGGTCCTCGACATCGTCAAGATCAAGATCAAGGACATGAATGCGCGCACCGAAGAAGCCGCATACCGCTCGATCTGTGGTACCGCCCGTCAGATGGGCATCGAAATCACCGAATAA
- a CDS encoding lysophospholipid acyltransferase family protein — protein sequence MTRESLLAGIAVAILRLLFCTIRLKVDDDSIIKNDMSGKSIILCFWHNRILGITVSFLRRYPKQRKGVTVLTSPSKDGEILAQIMAGFRMGAIRGSSSRRGSQAMRELVRAVEQGIDIAVTPDGPRGPCYKLGPGVVFLAQTTGTRILPLHAKFSRCVRLKSWDRFIIPLPFSTISIKVGEPISVPSELTAEEFEKVRLDLENTLKNEAD from the coding sequence ATGACCCGGGAATCCCTGCTGGCCGGCATCGCCGTAGCCATACTCCGCCTCCTTTTCTGCACCATCCGACTCAAGGTGGACGATGACTCGATCATCAAGAACGACATGTCGGGAAAATCGATCATTCTGTGCTTTTGGCACAATCGCATCCTGGGCATCACGGTTTCGTTTCTGCGGCGATATCCCAAACAGCGCAAGGGCGTCACTGTACTCACCAGCCCGAGCAAGGATGGCGAGATTCTTGCCCAGATCATGGCAGGATTTCGCATGGGAGCCATCCGCGGTTCCAGTTCGCGTCGAGGTTCCCAGGCCATGCGCGAACTCGTTCGCGCTGTCGAGCAGGGCATTGACATTGCGGTCACGCCCGATGGACCGCGAGGCCCGTGCTACAAACTCGGCCCTGGCGTCGTCTTCCTCGCGCAGACCACCGGAACGCGCATCCTGCCACTGCATGCAAAGTTTTCCCGATGCGTCCGGCTGAAAAGCTGGGATCGCTTCATCATCCCATTGCCCTTCTCGACCATCTCGATCAAAGTAGGCGAACCGATTTCCGTGCCCTCCGAACTCACCGCCGAGGAGTTCGAGAAGGTACGCCTTGATTTGGAAAACACTTTAAAAAATGAAGCAGATTGA
- a CDS encoding MFS transporter, protein MDRRPLQYLAIFFTVFIDILGFGIVIPVLPLYAEHFGATPWQIGWLVGVFSLAQFFFAPIWGKVSDRIGRKPVLLLGVIGTIAGYLLMGMAGSVLMLFVARLIDGIAGANIGAAQAYLADISSPENRAKAMGLLGAAFGLGFVFGPALGGWAGVKFNYSAPMFIAAGLAAVNFLFIVFFLPESRKTGAAAPEAKRIFPDLFQHVRVQQYVASLVCYFLVIAGFSMMTALFALYLKHRFDLDALHTGYILAGIGILGVIIQGGLIGRLVKRFGEGLLAVAGSSLVFVGLVALAFAGTFGLMLAASALVGIGNSLLMPTLSALASRSASAEWQGRALGVVQSAGSLARFAGPLTAGWLLGMSEAGHRWPYAALPFAVAAGFLAVATIAAVALEIRRERPEETALGQNA, encoded by the coding sequence ATGGACAGACGTCCGCTGCAATACCTCGCGATCTTTTTTACCGTATTTATCGACATTCTCGGCTTCGGGATTGTCATTCCGGTATTGCCTCTCTACGCCGAGCACTTCGGCGCCACCCCGTGGCAGATTGGCTGGCTGGTAGGGGTTTTTTCCCTGGCCCAGTTCTTCTTTGCGCCTATCTGGGGCAAAGTGTCCGACCGTATCGGGCGCAAGCCCGTCCTGTTGCTTGGAGTCATCGGGACGATTGCGGGATATCTTCTCATGGGCATGGCTGGATCGGTCCTCATGCTATTTGTGGCCCGGTTAATCGACGGAATTGCTGGAGCCAATATCGGCGCGGCGCAGGCATACCTGGCCGATATATCGTCGCCGGAGAATCGGGCAAAGGCGATGGGTCTCCTTGGCGCTGCTTTTGGACTGGGGTTTGTTTTTGGGCCAGCCCTGGGCGGATGGGCCGGGGTGAAGTTTAACTATTCCGCTCCCATGTTCATCGCGGCCGGGCTCGCTGCCGTAAATTTCCTCTTTATCGTCTTTTTCCTGCCCGAGTCCCGCAAAACCGGGGCTGCCGCTCCGGAGGCAAAGCGTATTTTTCCTGATCTCTTCCAGCATGTGCGGGTCCAGCAGTATGTCGCGAGCCTCGTGTGCTACTTTCTGGTGATTGCGGGTTTTTCGATGATGACGGCGCTCTTTGCGCTCTACCTGAAACACCGCTTCGACCTCGACGCCCTCCATACCGGCTACATCCTGGCGGGAATCGGTATCCTCGGAGTGATCATTCAGGGAGGACTCATCGGACGACTGGTAAAGCGATTTGGAGAGGGCCTGCTCGCGGTTGCCGGGAGTTCTCTGGTATTCGTCGGTTTGGTGGCGCTGGCGTTTGCCGGTACGTTTGGATTGATGCTCGCGGCCTCGGCCCTGGTTGGCATCGGTAATAGCCTGCTCATGCCCACGCTTTCTGCGCTGGCGTCCCGCAGTGCGTCGGCGGAGTGGCAGGGGAGGGCTCTGGGGGTCGTCCAATCTGCCGGCAGCCTGGCGCGCTTTGCCGGTCCGCTGACTGCGGGATGGTTGCTCGGGATGTCCGAGGCGGGCCACCGTTGGCCGTATGCCGCTCTACCCTTTGCCGTGGCGGCGGGATTCCTTGCCGTCGCGACGATTGCCGCAGTTGCCCTGGAGATACGGCGGGAGCGTCCGGAAGAAACTGCGTTGGGGCAAAACGCTTGA
- a CDS encoding acyl-CoA thioesterase, with amino-acid sequence MASSPNSTPTRWFPTLLWGNSVALSWMWGLGLFFSVQFSTQFGLFGLLIFAITNGLGLLCFGLVTHHIARREPGSESLARFFTTWSRPFRLVFFLYQLLAITLTIFAFIRYGWLSLGMQPWLLYLPLTLLIVLAAAILFGEEFDIKRIKYSHGVLGLILAAAVAVLIVNAIQSGPATAQGEPKMLAPDWDFWGYVIPIIIGFLVGPWLDLQQWQRAIQMHRERVSIAAAYWVGSIQFTLMLIFHGTMTLWALSHGASHYLRQGIGHYTYGHETLVLQFFEHASPWVFGAYAVWICVCILTTLDSGYISLRWFLQDNAALSNNPLFALIPKRLITSPIPIFIFAGVIALIAAVLRLELEYFMIFYATFFVGYSVLSIARCYVITPANAIPQVKMFCIGSLAVVIFAYGYFLRLPLFQIIGSLLPLAYVVWLLLKPGSPQEFVSDSEELAAPSQDIGPATAAVMPAATGAAPVTGGYPVGGHFEGKWFIHSFVATYADTNSVGNVYFGMYAMWVGKTRELFFNQVMPKFDLKNTPFYILTRSFEHKFVRETREFETVSVRIRIASYNRKFVILEHEIYDSAQKLLGHGKQSLLFVASTDYKLIDLPAEVTAAFMVYT; translated from the coding sequence ATGGCCTCATCCCCGAATTCGACTCCGACTCGCTGGTTTCCAACTCTCCTCTGGGGCAACTCCGTGGCGCTCTCCTGGATGTGGGGCCTCGGTTTGTTCTTTTCCGTCCAATTTTCCACCCAGTTTGGGCTGTTTGGTCTCCTGATTTTCGCCATCACCAACGGCCTCGGGCTGTTGTGTTTTGGCTTGGTCACGCATCATATCGCGCGTCGTGAGCCGGGGTCGGAATCGCTCGCCCGTTTCTTTACGACGTGGTCCAGACCGTTTCGACTGGTCTTCTTCCTGTATCAACTCCTGGCGATCACCCTTACGATTTTTGCCTTTATTCGGTACGGATGGCTCTCGCTCGGCATGCAGCCGTGGCTGCTTTACCTCCCCCTCACCCTTCTGATCGTGCTGGCAGCGGCAATCCTGTTTGGCGAGGAGTTTGACATCAAAAGGATCAAGTACAGCCACGGCGTACTGGGCCTCATCCTCGCTGCTGCGGTCGCAGTGCTAATCGTCAACGCGATCCAATCGGGACCAGCCACCGCCCAGGGCGAGCCCAAGATGCTTGCTCCCGACTGGGATTTCTGGGGCTATGTCATCCCCATCATCATCGGCTTCCTCGTCGGCCCATGGCTCGACCTCCAGCAGTGGCAGCGAGCCATCCAGATGCATCGCGAGCGGGTTTCCATCGCTGCGGCATATTGGGTGGGATCGATCCAGTTCACCCTGATGCTGATTTTCCATGGGACGATGACATTGTGGGCGCTGAGCCATGGAGCCAGCCACTACCTGCGCCAGGGTATAGGACATTACACCTACGGGCACGAGACGCTGGTTCTCCAGTTCTTCGAGCACGCCTCGCCATGGGTGTTTGGCGCTTACGCGGTGTGGATCTGTGTCTGCATCCTGACGACGCTGGATAGTGGCTACATCTCGCTCCGCTGGTTCCTTCAGGACAATGCCGCGCTGTCAAACAATCCGCTCTTTGCACTCATCCCGAAGCGGCTCATCACATCGCCCATCCCGATCTTCATCTTTGCCGGTGTGATCGCCCTCATCGCGGCTGTGCTCAGGCTGGAGCTCGAGTACTTCATGATCTTCTATGCGACGTTCTTCGTCGGGTATTCCGTCCTCTCGATCGCCCGCTGCTACGTCATCACCCCGGCCAATGCCATTCCGCAGGTCAAGATGTTCTGTATCGGCAGCCTCGCCGTGGTCATCTTTGCTTACGGGTATTTCCTGCGCCTCCCGCTTTTCCAGATCATTGGATCACTTCTGCCTCTGGCCTATGTCGTATGGCTGCTGCTGAAGCCGGGCTCCCCGCAGGAGTTTGTCAGCGACTCCGAGGAACTCGCTGCGCCGTCGCAGGATATCGGCCCCGCCACGGCTGCGGTGATGCCTGCCGCCACAGGAGCCGCTCCCGTCACCGGCGGCTATCCGGTCGGCGGACATTTCGAGGGCAAGTGGTTCATCCACTCCTTCGTCGCGACCTACGCGGATACGAACTCGGTGGGTAACGTCTACTTCGGCATGTACGCCATGTGGGTCGGCAAGACCCGCGAACTGTTCTTCAACCAGGTCATGCCAAAGTTCGACCTGAAGAACACGCCGTTCTACATTCTCACCCGTTCGTTCGAGCACAAGTTCGTACGCGAGACGCGCGAGTTCGAGACGGTGAGCGTTCGCATTCGCATTGCGAGTTACAATCGCAAGTTCGTGATCCTCGAGCACGAGATCTACGACTCCGCCCAGAAGCTCCTCGGACACGGCAAACAGTCGCTGCTTTTCGTAGCCTCCACCGACTACAAGCTCATTGATCTCCCGGCCGAGGTGACAGCGGCCTTCATGGTCTACACATAG